In Fusobacteria bacterium ZRK30, the DNA window CTCTCTTGGTAAAATTTTAATTGCTGTTAAAAAAACTTATTCTGAAACTATGATCTTTCCAGAGATAATATCTTTTTTCATCTTATCTAATTTAGCTAATTTATTAGAGCCGATAAGTTTTTTAGTATGGTTGAAGTCAGTTAAAGAAACGCCGTTATCAGCTAAACCAGCTTGTCTGTAGCCGGCTTTAAACCTATTTTCTCTTACTTCTTTAGTCAAATTATAAACTGCATTATCAATTCTAACTCTAACAGAAGTTAAGATAGTACCTGGAGCTTCCCCATCTTGGTCTACATCAGATCCGATAGCATAGATCTTCTTTTCTTTTGCTGCTTCGAAAACTCCTTGTCCAGTACCTTCAGCAACTTGTAAAATAACATCAGTTCCTCTAGATATCATAAGATCAGAGATATTTTTTCCTGTAACAGGATCATTAAAAGGGTTGCTGCTAGTTGTAGGCATATAAGATGTAATAACCATCACATTTGAATCTACATATTTTGCACCCTGGGTAAATCCATGTTTAAATCTGTTGAAAGATTTATTATCCATTCCCAATAGAACACCAATTTTATTGCTGTCACTCATCATGGTAGCTAATGCACCTGCTAAAAAACTCATCTCTTGTTCAGCAAAATCGA includes these proteins:
- a CDS encoding BMP family ABC transporter substrate-binding protein, translated to MKKLFMLIFLLLSLTAYSKNKINVGVVLSSGGLGTGFNQMAYDGLKKAEDEGLITFKYVEPSNITEDLVFLRDFSREGNYDLVIGMGSVVAESIKKVATEFPDQKYAIVGGTITVPNTVTIDFAEQEMSFLAGALATMMSDSNKIGVLLGMDNKSFNRFKHGFTQGAKYVDSNVMVITSYMPTTSSNPFNDPVTGKNISDLMISRGTDVILQVAEGTGQGVFEAAKEKKIYAIGSDVDQDGEAPGTILTSVRVRIDNAVYNLTKEVRENRFKAGYRQAGLADNGVSLTDFNHTKKLIGSNKLAKLDKMKKDIISGKIIVSE